Proteins from a single region of Oryza brachyantha chromosome 6, ObraRS2, whole genome shotgun sequence:
- the LOC102714567 gene encoding two-component response regulator ORR25-like, translated as MAETHGTEAAGKFPEGMRVLAVDDNPVCLMLLETLLRRCKYHATTTRDAETALRMLRERTEDFDLVISDVHMLEMDGFRLLELIGLEMDLPVIMQSANGELETMMKGVTHGACDYLVKPVQLKDIKNIWQHVVRKRKPDLRSHNRGDNDSADQKVQSGNAEGGRVGATRTRRKYSRKKRSDGDNYDGNKENMEFSTQKRTRVVWTADLHRDFVEAVNQLGVDNAVPKKILQIMKVNYMTRENIASHLQKYRLYLKRISDYTGMSPDQFPARWRYMNELQCLKNYHEHGRYHLSPAIASSNSSNPFARMNSASAMGTHGLLPTQSVQLRNSKSSLGMRTVGHGGSPLSHAVSEPLRYSSNSRLPHARNCFPSGPSGSSLANISNGSVLDTNYSSNSYADMFCKKLWETNCGFLAHANQFSVQSNCGFSALANQCPEQSNGEFLAPASRFPVQLNGGVLVPANQCPVQSNGGFLAPANQLPVQSNCRFLAPADQFPVQYPDLNNHPLVQMNPPSTNLLSTVGNTHHFPDLGNCSKSWQTTAPSMFHGLYHKDGTSLGPSQTSIPNINQLSNFATSSGQVLMFGNELHGPMSTIMSDSTSVTDFNEQMGPFNIGNNTSSTEMLHRSFTLGSNSSISPTIPSDSSISSTFPGLQVDSFAMPTQMLNGGDTNGIFPVLSDTIDQQDIFDQLDDNNGFLTRTNGPEGTGTLDDIVAGLFNHDFAKGDGAVVDEGQEFVP; from the exons ATGGCGGAGACGCACGGGACGGAGGCCGCCGGCAAGTTCCCGGAGGGGATGCGCgtgctcgccgtcgacgacaaCCCCGTCTGCCTCATGCTGCTCGAGACTTTGCTGCGCCGTTGCAAGTACCACG cgacgacgacgagggatGCGGAGACGGCGCTGCGGATGCTCAGGGAGAGGACGGAGGATTTCGACCTGGTGATCAGCGACGTGCACATGCTGGAGATGGACGGCTTCAGGCTGCTCGAGCTCATCGGCCTCGAGATGGATCTCCCCGTGATCA TGCAATCCGCAAATGGGGAGCTGGAAACTATGATGAAGGGTGTGACCCATGGGGCATGTGACTACTTGGTGAAACCAGTGCAACTCAAGGACATCAAGAACATATGGCAACATGTGGTGAGGAAGAGGAAGCCTGACCTAAGGAGCCACAATCGTGGTGACAATGACAGTGCTGATCAGAAAGTGCAATCAGGGAATGCTGAGGGTGGGCGGGTTGGTGCAACACGGACCAGGAGGAAGTATtcaaggaagaagagaagtgATGGAGATAATTATGATGGGAACAAAGAAAACATGGAATTTTCAACACAGAAGAGAACAAGGGTCGTCTGGACAGCTGATCTGCACAGGGATTTTGTCGAAGCCGTCAATCAGCTTGGCGTTGATA ACGCTGTTCCGAAGAAGATATTGCAGATCATGAAAGTGAACTACATGACTAGAGAGAATATTGCAAGTCATCTTCAG AAATATCGGTTATACCTGAAAAGGATCAGTGATTACACAGGCATGAGTCCCGATCAATTTCCTGCAAGATGGAGGTATATGAATGAACTGCAGTGTCTAAAGAATTACCATGAACATGGAAGATACCATCTGTCACCAGCCATTGCCTCCTCAAACTCGAGCAATCCATTTGCAAGGATGAATTCTGCATCTGCAATGGGAACACATGGCTTGCTGCCCACTCAGTCAGTTCAGCTTAGAAATAGCAAGAGCAGCCTGGGCATGAGGACAGTTGGCCATGGTGGAAGCCCACTCAGCCATGCTGTGTCTGAGCCACTGCGGTACTCATCAAATAGTAGGCTGCCACATGCAAGAAATTGCTTCCCTTCTGGGCCATCTGGAAGCTCACTTGCAAACATATCAAATGGCTCGGTGTTGGATACAAACTATTCTTCTAACTCATATGCTGACATGTTCTGTAAGAAGCTGTGGGAGACAAACTGTGGATTCTTGGCACATGCAAATCAGTTTTCAGTGCAGTCAAATTGTGGGTTTTCGGCACTTGCAAACCAGTGTCCAGAGCAGTCAAATGGTGAGTTTTTGGCACCTGCAAGTCGGTTTCCAGTGCAGTTAAATGGTGGGGTTTTGGTGCCTGCAAATCAGTGTCCAGTGCAGTCAAATGGTGGGTTTTTGGCTCCTGCAAATCAGCTTCCAGTGCAGTCAAATTGTAGGTTTTTGGCTCCTGCAGATCAGTTTCCAGTGCAGTACCCTGATTTAAATAACCATCCTTTGGTTCAGATGAATCCACCTTCTACAAATCTCTTGAGCACAGTTGGCAATACTCACCATTTTCCAGACCTTGGAAACTGTAGCAAATCCTGGCAAACTACAGCGCCATCAATGTTTCATGGTCTTTATCATAAGGATGGAACATCTCTAGGCCCGTCGCAGACGAGCATTCCCAATATCAACCAGCTTTCAAACTTTGCAACCTCCAGTGGCCAGGTACTGATGTTTGGAAATGAATTGCATGGTCCAATGTCAACAATCATGAGCGACAGCACATCGGTCACAGATTTCAACGAGCAGATGGGGCCATTCAACATCGGAAACAACACGAGCTCAACAGAAATGCTGCATCGAAGCTTCACACTTGGCAGTAATTCAAGCATCAGTCCTACAATACCAAGTGATTCAAGCATCAGTTCTACATTTCCTGGCCTTCAAGTAGACAGCTTTGCCATGCCAACTCAGATGCTGAATGGTGGAGATACGAATGGCATTTTCCCTGTGCTCAGTGACACAATTGATCAGCAAGATATTTTTGATCAACTCGATGACAACAATGGTTTCCTCACAAGAACAAATGGTCCAGAAGGGACAGGCACTTTGGATGACATTGTTGCTGGGCTGTTTAATCAT GATTTTGCAAAAGGTGATGGTGCTGTTGTGGACGAAGGCCAGGAGTTTGTTCCTTAG